CGCCGTTGTAATCACCCTTCTGGTTGATCTGAGCCATTAGCTCGCCATGCTCAGTACCCATGTACGATAGAAGTGCTGCTTCGAAAGCCAATACCTTGTTTACAGGTACGTCTTTCAAGTAGCCTTTATCGGCCGCAAATAGCGATACAGCCATATCTGCAATTGACATTGGAGAGTACTGGTTTTGCTTCATTAGCTCAGTAACTCGCTCACCGTGCTCAAGCTGCGCGCGTGTCGCCTCATCGAGGTCAGACGCGAACTGAGAGAACGCTGCAAGTTCGTTGTACTGTGCTAGAGCGGTACGGATACCACCAGACAGCTTCTTAACAATCTTGGTCTGTGCTGCACCACCCACTCGAGATACCGAGATACCTGGGTTAATTGCAGGACGAATACCTGAGTTAAACAAGCTTGTCTCAAGGAAGATCTGACCATCGGTAATCGAAATCACGTTGGTTGGTACGAACGCCGAAACGTCACCACCCTGTGTTTCAATAATCGGTAGTGCTGTCAGTGATCCCGTTTGACCCTTAACTTCACCATTGGTGAGCTGCTCTACGTAGTCAGCGTTTACACGAGCTGCACGCTCAAGTAGACGTGAGTGAAGGTAGAATACGTCACCAGGGTAGGCTTCACGACCAGGTGGGCGCTTCAATAGCAATGAAATCTGACGGTAGGCCCAAGCCTGCTTAGTCAAATCATCATATACAATCAGAGCATCTTCACCGCGATCACGGAAGTACTCACCCATCGCACAACCAGCGTATGGCGCAAGATACTGCATTGCTGCAGGATCCGCAGCACCCGCTGCTACGATGATAGTGTGGTCCATAGCGCCGTGCTCTTCTAGCTTACGAACTACCGCAGCAATCGAAGACTGCTTCTGGCCAATCGCAACGTAGATACACTTAACGCCGGTTCCTTTTTGGTTAATGATCGCATCGATAGCTACCGCTGATTTACCAATCTGACGGTCACCAATGATAAGCTCACGCTGACCACGACCAATTGGAACCATGGCATCAACAGCTTTCAAACCTGTCTGTAGAGGTTGATCTACTGGCTCTCGTGCAATAACGCCCGGAGCAACTTTTTCAACAGGTGATGTCTGTTTAGCATCGATTGGACCTTTGCCGTCGATAGCATTACCTAGCGTGTCAACAACACGACCAAGCAACTCGGTACCAACAGGCACTTCTAAAATACGGCGAGTACAAAGAGCTCGCTGGCCTTCGGCCAAGCTCATTGCACTACCTAGGATTACTGCACCAACGGAGTCACGCTCCAAGTTAAGTGCCATACCGTAGATACCGCCTTCAAATTCAATCATCTCACCGTACATCACGTCCTGTAGACCGTGAATACGTACGATACCGTCAGATACCGAGACAATTGTGCCCTCGTTTTGGGCTTCTGTTGCAACATCAAGACTATCGATGCGCTTCTTAATAATTTCGCT
This DNA window, taken from Umboniibacter marinipuniceus, encodes the following:
- the atpA gene encoding F0F1 ATP synthase subunit alpha, which encodes MQQLNPSEISEIIKKRIDSLDVATEAQNEGTIVSVSDGIVRIHGLQDVMYGEMIEFEGGIYGMALNLERDSVGAVILGSAMSLAEGQRALCTRRILEVPVGTELLGRVVDTLGNAIDGKGPIDAKQTSPVEKVAPGVIAREPVDQPLQTGLKAVDAMVPIGRGQRELIIGDRQIGKSAVAIDAIINQKGTGVKCIYVAIGQKQSSIAAVVRKLEEHGAMDHTIIVAAGAADPAAMQYLAPYAGCAMGEYFRDRGEDALIVYDDLTKQAWAYRQISLLLKRPPGREAYPGDVFYLHSRLLERAARVNADYVEQLTNGEVKGQTGSLTALPIIETQGGDVSAFVPTNVISITDGQIFLETSLFNSGIRPAINPGISVSRVGGAAQTKIVKKLSGGIRTALAQYNELAAFSQFASDLDEATRAQLEHGERVTELMKQNQYSPMSIADMAVSLFAADKGYLKDVPVNKVLAFEAALLSYMGTEHGELMAQINQKGDYNGEIEAQFNAAIEKFKATQTW